The DNA region TTTCACGGTTGCCGGGCGTTTGAAGACTTCACCTTTGTCAATATTCGCGGCTAAGGCGCGGTAGCGCCTTTCATGGAACTCTTCAACCTCGGCAATCTCACGGAATGATATGGCGATAGAGGTACAACCTTCTTGTTCCGCAATGGTGGCAAAATTGGAATATATAACAGACCATTCCATCTTTTCACCGTTGGCCGCTTCTTCCAGATTGGCACGAGTAGTACCGATTATTCCAGCAGGATAGCTGGCTTTGATCTCAACTTCACCGCCTTCCAGGTATTTGAAGAAAATCTTGGCGTGTTCCTTTTCGTTTTCCGCAGTTTCGATGAAGATATGGGCGATCTGCTCGTAGCCCTCTTTCTTGGCGACGCTGGCGAAGTAGGTGTAACGGTTCCGGGCCTGGGATTCTCCCGCGAAAGCGGTCAGGAGGTTGATCTCGGTTTGGGTCCCTTTAATGGATTTCATGGATACCTCTTCTTGTTCGTTTTCTACCATCATACCAATCAGGGCTCCGGTAATACAAGAGAGAATTTATCACATGACTGAACAAAGGGAAATGCAAAGGTAAAGCACTAAAAATACGTATGGCTGGTTACCGGGTGACAGGTTGGACTGAAATATGTGGTAAGGAGAGGTATGAATCTGAAGAATCTGTGGTCGTGATCGATATTCTGGACGATTACCGAAGGAGTCGCTCGCGAAGGCAGATATGCACCTTCTTGGATCTCGGTTCCTAGCAATACATCCTCAAGCTCCCTTTCCCTTTGGCGAACCAATATCCCTTAGTTGAGCGTTTCT from Dehalogenimonas sp. THU2 includes:
- the rbr gene encoding rubrerythrin, translating into MKSIKGTQTEINLLTAFAGESQARNRYTYFASVAKKEGYEQIAHIFIETAENEKEHAKIFFKYLEGGEVEIKASYPAGIIGTTRANLEEAANGEKMEWSVIYSNFATIAEQEGCTSIAISFREIAEVEEFHERRYRALAANIDKGEVFKRPATVKWHCLNCGYVHEGPEAPESCPACKHPKSYYELLAENW